In Candidatus Omnitrophota bacterium, a genomic segment contains:
- a CDS encoding lysylphosphatidylglycerol synthase transmembrane domain-containing protein codes for MKKGILLTFVRVFVSLALIILLLYIMRDKYADIAARLRRTDLSLFALAIGIFLVAVVTGAFRLKLIIEAQDLRVTFGETLSLAFIGYFFNNFLPTTIGGDVVKGYYLSKKTNEKMGSYSAIFVDRVIGLFTMIFMAFFALLFAGSQFSDNRVRYLIYLTTAISVTGIIFITSKSFARLFSFLLVFMKPFEDKIRRAYEVIHRYKHRRLLMYQSFFISIISQIFFFLSLGMLALSIGSKIRIMDLLLRMPVISALSLLPSINGLGVRESSTVVFFGPLIGKENAFAVSILWLLVLFIVSVAGGIVYATHPQFKIKWKEVEAAE; via the coding sequence ATGAAGAAGGGGATTTTACTGACATTTGTGCGCGTTTTCGTATCCCTCGCCCTTATCATATTATTACTATATATTATGAGGGATAAGTACGCGGATATAGCCGCGCGCCTCAGGCGCACGGACCTTTCGCTATTCGCTCTCGCGATAGGCATATTCCTGGTGGCCGTCGTCACAGGGGCGTTCCGGCTGAAGCTTATAATAGAGGCCCAGGACCTTAGAGTGACTTTCGGCGAAACGCTGTCGCTGGCTTTCATAGGTTATTTCTTCAACAACTTTCTCCCTACGACGATAGGCGGAGACGTGGTCAAGGGCTACTACCTTTCGAAGAAGACGAACGAAAAGATGGGCTCGTACTCCGCGATATTCGTCGACAGGGTCATAGGCCTCTTCACCATGATATTCATGGCATTCTTTGCGTTACTCTTCGCCGGGAGCCAGTTTTCCGATAACAGGGTCAGGTACCTCATCTACCTGACCACCGCCATTTCTGTCACCGGTATCATATTCATAACGAGCAAAAGCTTTGCGCGTCTCTTTTCGTTCCTGCTTGTATTCATGAAGCCTTTCGAGGACAAGATACGCAGGGCCTATGAAGTCATACACCGGTACAAGCACAGGCGCCTTTTGATGTACCAGTCGTTCTTCATCTCCATAATAAGCCAGATATTCTTCTTTTTGAGCCTGGGCATGCTCGCCCTCAGCATCGGATCGAAGATAAGGATCATGGACCTCCTCTTGCGTATGCCGGTCATAAGCGCCCTGAGCCTCCTGCCGTCTATAAACGGTCTCGGCGTCCGGGAGAGCTCTACGGTGGTCTTCTTCGGGCCGCTGATAGGCAAGGAGAATGCTTTCGCCGTAAGCATCCTGTGGCTCCTCGTGCTCTTCATAGTGAGCGTGGCGGGGGGAATAGTCTATGCCACACATCCTCAGTTCAAGATAAAATGGAAAGAAGTGGAGGCTGCGGAATGA
- a CDS encoding Trm112 family protein, with amino-acid sequence MNRTIDKELLKILACPVCKSGVVPEDDRIACRKCGRIYRIDNGIPVMLADEATLRGGQKGGDLS; translated from the coding sequence ATGAACAGGACGATCGATAAAGAACTCCTGAAGATACTGGCATGCCCTGTATGTAAATCCGGCGTGGTCCCGGAAGATGACCGTATCGCCTGCCGCAAGTGCGGGCGGATATATCGTATCGATAACGGTATACCCGTGATGCTGGCGGATGAGGCGACCCTTCGGGGCGGACAAAAAGGAGGAGACCTTTCATGA
- the aroQ gene encoding type II 3-dehydroquinate dehydratase translates to MRKILVIHGPNLNLLGKREVDVYGEVTIDEINGDLMKLAKAGKIKLEIVQSNHEGEIVELIGTAGGKYDGILINPAAYTHTSVAIRDAVSAVNIPTVEVHLSNIYAREEFRHTSLIAPVAKGQVSGFGKMSYILGLKALEALLGREK, encoded by the coding sequence ATGAGAAAGATACTCGTGATACACGGCCCTAACCTTAACCTTCTCGGCAAGCGGGAGGTCGATGTATACGGCGAAGTTACGATAGACGAGATCAACGGGGACCTTATGAAGCTGGCGAAAGCCGGAAAGATTAAGTTGGAGATCGTTCAGTCGAACCATGAGGGCGAGATCGTGGAGCTGATAGGCACAGCCGGCGGAAAGTACGACGGCATACTCATAAATCCGGCGGCATACACGCATACGAGTGTAGCTATACGCGACGCGGTGAGCGCCGTGAATATACCGACCGTAGAAGTTCACCTTTCGAATATCTACGCGCGCGAAGAGTTCCGTCACACCTCGCTCATTGCCCCTGTGGCAAAGGGACAGGTATCGGGCTTCGGCAAGATGAGCTATATCCTGGGGCTCAAGGCGCTGGAAGCGCTCCTGGGGCGGGAAAAGTGA
- a CDS encoding Xaa-Pro peptidase family protein — protein sequence MNYRKRMLRLGDVMKRARLDAFLVTDETNVSYLTGFLGHDSMLLVTGGSRCFITDSRYAEEAEETVSGCKVTVVERSTYETIGEIVSRERLKKVGFESSDLPYAVARRLASSIKGAHLVPLKDAVEDIRSVKDAEEIGLIRRAVAVTKEVIGEAVRTLRTGISEEAVAEKVEMEFIKRGARCAFEPIVAFGRNSSKPHARATGKAIGRNGPVMVDIGCKKDGYCADMTRMVSLGRVKDRFRRMLDTVKRAQERAIEKISPGTRIADVDMAARDYIRGEGFGAHFGHALGHGVGLGVHEKPSVSPLNCEMLKPGMVFTVEPAVYIPGFGGVRIEDMVLVTEKGSEVLTQ from the coding sequence GTGAACTACAGGAAACGGATGCTCCGGCTCGGTGACGTCATGAAGAGGGCCCGTCTCGACGCCTTTCTTGTGACTGACGAGACGAACGTAAGTTATCTCACGGGGTTTCTCGGGCACGATTCTATGCTGCTCGTGACCGGGGGCTCCCGGTGCTTCATAACGGATTCAAGATACGCCGAGGAGGCAGAAGAGACCGTCAGCGGGTGCAAGGTCACGGTAGTGGAGCGCTCGACATACGAGACGATCGGTGAGATCGTCTCGCGGGAGCGCCTGAAGAAGGTCGGCTTCGAATCGTCGGACCTTCCCTATGCGGTAGCCAGGCGGCTGGCCTCTTCAATAAAGGGCGCGCATCTCGTGCCGTTAAAGGACGCGGTGGAGGATATCCGCTCTGTGAAGGACGCGGAGGAGATAGGCCTTATAAGACGGGCGGTCGCGGTGACGAAAGAGGTCATAGGGGAGGCCGTCAGGACGCTCAGGACGGGCATCTCCGAAGAGGCGGTGGCGGAAAAGGTCGAGATGGAATTCATAAAGCGGGGCGCCAGGTGCGCATTCGAACCGATAGTCGCATTCGGCCGTAATTCGTCAAAGCCGCACGCGCGCGCAACGGGCAAGGCGATAGGGAGGAACGGTCCGGTGATGGTAGACATCGGCTGTAAAAAAGACGGTTACTGCGCCGACATGACGAGGATGGTCTCCCTCGGCAGGGTAAAGGACCGGTTCAGGAGGATGCTCGATACGGTGAAACGCGCCCAGGAGAGGGCAATAGAGAAGATATCTCCCGGCACAAGGATAGCGGATGTCGATATGGCGGCTAGAGATTATATAAGAGGGGAAGGGTTCGGCGCCCATTTCGGCCATGCCCTGGGTCACGGCGTGGGGTTGGGAGTCCACGAGAAACCGTCGGTTTCACCGTTGAATTGCGAGATGCTGAAACCCGGCATGGTCTTTACGGTCGAACCGGCCGTATATATACCGGGGTTCGGCGGAGTCAGAATAGAAGATATGGTCCTGGTCACCGAAAAAGGGTCCGAGGTCCTGACGCAATAG
- the accB gene encoding acetyl-CoA carboxylase biotin carboxyl carrier protein: MYIKEIKDMINLMNENGLTELEIEKEGVRIRLKKGTAGYEKIVESVPQHPPAPLPQAKPAEKTESRNTVDVKAPMVGTFYRAPSPEAPPYVNIGDTVEQGQVICIIEAMKLMNEIKSDVKGKLVDIQVENGEPVEFGQVLFVVEPL; this comes from the coding sequence ATGTATATAAAAGAGATCAAGGATATGATAAACCTTATGAACGAGAACGGCCTGACCGAGCTCGAGATAGAGAAGGAGGGGGTCAGGATACGGCTCAAGAAGGGTACAGCCGGCTATGAAAAGATCGTGGAGTCCGTGCCGCAGCATCCGCCGGCGCCTCTTCCGCAGGCGAAACCGGCAGAGAAGACCGAGAGCAGGAATACCGTTGATGTAAAGGCGCCCATGGTCGGCACCTTCTACCGCGCCCCGTCGCCCGAAGCGCCGCCTTACGTGAACATCGGCGATACCGTAGAACAGGGCCAGGTCATCTGCATAATCGAGGCGATGAAGCTCATGAACGAGATAAAGTCGGACGTCAAGGGCAAGCTGGTGGATATACAGGTCGAGAACGGCGAACCTGTGGAATTCGGCCAGGTACTTTTTGTAGTAGAACCTCTATAA
- the accC gene encoding acetyl-CoA carboxylase biotin carboxylase subunit, translating into MFSKILIANRGEVALRIIRACKEMGIRTVAVYSEPDIKSLHVKFADEAICIGSAASANSYLHIPSIISAAEITDVEAIHPGYGFLAEDAHFAEICESCKIKFIGPTPQNIRLMGDKMTAKETVRKAGLPVIPGSRSVVKTKEEALKIAKEMRYPVIIKAAAGGGGKGMRVCHNDVRLISAFLTAQREAEAAFGNADVYIEKYVESPRHIEFQILGDQHGHIIHLGERDCTIQRRHQKLIEETPSPVMDSKLRKKMSECAVKGAKSIGYVNAGTIEFLLDKDNSFYFMEMNTRIQVEHPVTEAVTGIDLVKEQLRISSGEKLRYKQDDIEFRGSAIECRIMAEDPDNDFMPSPGKIATLNIPGGRGIRVDTHIYTGYEISPYYDSMIGKLIAHGKDRFEAIKICERALDEFIIEPIKTTIPFHKKVMNNPAFLRGKFSTDFIERLFEKKE; encoded by the coding sequence ATGTTCTCAAAGATACTTATAGCGAACAGGGGGGAAGTGGCCCTCAGGATAATAAGGGCCTGCAAGGAGATGGGCATACGGACGGTGGCCGTCTACTCGGAACCGGACATCAAGTCGCTCCATGTCAAGTTCGCGGATGAGGCCATCTGTATAGGGAGCGCGGCAAGCGCCAACAGCTACCTGCACATACCGAGCATAATAAGCGCGGCCGAGATAACCGATGTCGAGGCGATCCATCCCGGCTACGGTTTTCTTGCCGAAGACGCGCATTTTGCGGAGATATGCGAGTCGTGCAAGATAAAATTCATAGGCCCGACGCCCCAGAACATACGTCTCATGGGAGACAAGATGACCGCGAAGGAGACGGTGAGGAAGGCTGGCCTGCCGGTGATCCCGGGGAGCCGCAGCGTGGTGAAGACGAAAGAAGAGGCGCTTAAGATAGCCAAGGAGATGCGCTATCCCGTGATAATAAAGGCGGCCGCGGGCGGGGGCGGCAAGGGCATGAGGGTCTGCCATAACGACGTGCGCCTGATCAGCGCCTTCCTGACGGCCCAGCGCGAGGCGGAGGCCGCTTTCGGCAACGCCGACGTTTATATAGAGAAGTACGTGGAGAGCCCGAGGCACATCGAGTTCCAGATACTAGGCGACCAGCACGGGCACATCATCCATCTCGGCGAACGGGATTGCACAATCCAGCGGCGGCACCAGAAGCTGATCGAAGAGACGCCGTCTCCCGTAATGGATTCCAAGCTCAGAAAGAAGATGAGCGAATGCGCCGTCAAGGGGGCCAAGTCGATAGGGTATGTGAACGCGGGGACGATCGAATTCCTCCTCGATAAAGATAATTCTTTCTATTTCATGGAGATGAATACCCGCATCCAGGTGGAGCACCCGGTGACCGAGGCGGTCACCGGCATAGACCTTGTGAAAGAGCAGTTGCGCATCTCAAGCGGAGAGAAGCTGCGTTACAAACAGGATGATATAGAGTTCCGCGGGAGCGCCATAGAGTGCCGGATAATGGCGGAGGACCCGGACAACGATTTCATGCCGTCGCCGGGGAAGATCGCCACGCTCAACATACCCGGAGGAAGGGGCATACGCGTGGACACTCACATATATACCGGCTACGAGATATCGCCTTATTACGATTCGATGATAGGCAAACTGATAGCCCACGGAAAGGACCGGTTCGAGGCGATAAAGATCTGCGAGCGCGCCCTGGACGAGTTCATCATAGAGCCGATAAAGACGACGATACCTTTCCACAAGAAGGTGATGAATAACCCCGCGTTCCTGCGCGGAAAATTTTCGACCGATTTCATAGAACGGCTTTTCGAAAAGAAGGAGTAG
- a CDS encoding Asp23/Gls24 family envelope stress response protein produces MAQDISQRDRTTDLGVVRINNDVLASIASIAATEVRGVYRMGGGITRTICDLFFKKTYTKGVRVHVKESEVSLTVSIIVEYGVDIPRVADEVQEKVKVVVEKMAGLVLSEVDVIVEGVHAKAPAKEAETKKF; encoded by the coding sequence ATGGCACAGGATATATCTCAGAGGGACAGGACCACCGACCTGGGGGTCGTGCGTATCAATAACGACGTCCTGGCATCGATCGCCTCCATCGCCGCTACCGAGGTGAGGGGCGTCTACAGGATGGGCGGCGGGATAACGAGGACCATCTGCGACCTCTTCTTCAAGAAGACGTATACAAAAGGGGTGCGTGTCCACGTCAAAGAGAGCGAAGTGAGCCTTACCGTATCCATAATAGTTGAATACGGGGTCGACATCCCGCGTGTAGCCGACGAAGTGCAGGAGAAGGTGAAGGTCGTGGTCGAAAAGATGGCCGGGCTCGTCCTCTCCGAGGTCGATGTCATAGTGGAGGGTGTCCACGCCAAGGCGCCTGCAAAAGAGGCGGAAACTAAAAAATTCTGA
- the amaP gene encoding alkaline shock response membrane anchor protein AmaP, with product MRFISGLTLFFYTLVFFLLGGVLISVSLRVIPEDAVSVALSTVYATTNIRLALGITGLALIFISLLVVQITMGKIKREKTIAFENPDGQVTISLTAIEDFIKRAIKQLPEVKELKPNVRASKKGISIINRVILFSDINIPETTEKIQHIVKTRVQDMLGVEEPITIRVHVVKIVHKEDSKKEARKGELSSPFRGNIEYGGS from the coding sequence ATGAGATTCATTAGCGGATTGACGCTCTTCTTCTATACGCTCGTCTTCTTCCTGCTGGGAGGCGTATTGATCTCGGTGTCGCTCAGGGTCATACCGGAAGACGCCGTCTCCGTGGCCCTGTCAACGGTATATGCGACTACCAACATACGGCTGGCGCTAGGCATAACCGGGCTGGCGCTGATATTCATCAGTTTGCTGGTGGTGCAGATAACCATGGGCAAGATCAAGCGGGAAAAGACGATAGCGTTCGAGAACCCGGACGGACAGGTGACGATATCGCTGACCGCTATAGAGGATTTCATAAAGAGGGCCATAAAACAGCTGCCGGAGGTCAAGGAGCTTAAGCCGAACGTGCGCGCGAGCAAAAAAGGTATATCCATAATAAACAGGGTGATACTCTTTTCCGACATAAATATACCGGAAACCACGGAAAAGATCCAGCATATCGTCAAGACGCGGGTACAGGATATGCTGGGCGTGGAAGAGCCTATCACGATACGCGTGCACGTGGTGAAGATAGTACATAAAGAGGACTCGAAGAAGGAAGCGCGAAAGGGCGAATTGTCGTCTCCTTTCAGGGGCAATATAGAGTACGGCGGCAGTTAA
- a CDS encoding ATP-dependent 6-phosphofructokinase, whose product MERIGVLTGGGDCPGLNAVIRAVVRKATQNNIKVIGIKNGWKGLISNDTVGLDMASVSGILPKGGTVLGTSRTNPYKNPGDVDKAISVYKKLSLDALIAIGGEDTLGVANKLIKENKGLNIVGVPKTIDNDLSGTDYTFGFDTAINIATEAMDRLHTTAESHHRIMVVEVMGRHAGWIAIYSGLASGADVILIPEVPIDLDEVCDILKKRHARGKGFSIIAVAEGANFKTGQVVTKEDRLDAFGHVRLGGIGETLAEEVEKRTKFETRVTVLGHIQRGGTPSASDRVLATRFGVKAMELVLDKKFGFMASLSGNEVTEVPIEKAVGTLKTVDMKFYELAKTFFG is encoded by the coding sequence ATGGAGAGGATAGGTGTATTGACGGGCGGCGGCGACTGCCCAGGTTTAAACGCGGTCATAAGGGCCGTCGTCAGGAAGGCGACCCAGAATAATATAAAAGTTATCGGTATCAAGAACGGCTGGAAAGGCCTGATCTCAAATGATACCGTGGGGCTGGACATGGCCTCGGTATCGGGGATCCTGCCCAAGGGCGGGACCGTCCTGGGCACATCCCGGACCAACCCGTACAAGAATCCCGGCGATGTAGATAAGGCCATATCCGTCTATAAGAAACTTTCGCTCGACGCGCTGATCGCGATCGGCGGCGAGGACACCCTGGGCGTGGCCAACAAACTGATAAAGGAGAATAAAGGGCTCAATATAGTGGGCGTCCCGAAGACGATCGACAATGACCTCTCGGGCACGGACTACACCTTCGGGTTCGATACCGCGATCAATATAGCGACTGAAGCGATGGACCGGCTGCATACGACCGCCGAAAGCCATCACAGGATAATGGTGGTGGAGGTTATGGGCCGCCACGCGGGCTGGATAGCCATATATTCGGGCCTCGCCTCCGGCGCGGATGTCATACTCATCCCCGAGGTGCCCATAGACCTCGACGAGGTATGCGACATCCTCAAAAAACGCCACGCCAGGGGCAAGGGCTTCTCGATCATAGCGGTGGCGGAAGGCGCGAACTTCAAGACAGGCCAGGTCGTGACCAAAGAGGACAGGCTGGATGCCTTCGGTCATGTACGCCTGGGCGGCATAGGCGAGACACTGGCCGAAGAGGTGGAGAAGCGCACCAAATTTGAAACGCGCGTGACGGTCCTGGGCCACATACAGCGGGGCGGGACACCGAGCGCCTCCGACAGGGTGCTCGCCACACGGTTCGGCGTAAAAGCGATGGAGCTGGTGCTTGATAAGAAGTTCGGTTTCATGGCCAGCCTGTCTGGGAATGAGGTCACCGAGGTGCCGATAGAGAAAGCGGTCGGCACCCTCAAGACCGTAGACATGAAATTTTATGAGCTTGCCAAAACATTC